Proteins encoded within one genomic window of Alphaproteobacteria bacterium HT1-32:
- a CDS encoding methyltransferase domain-containing protein gives MTYFYNKNGRLPLLAMHNCLSGLKELGAYLANTGLIDFPDELFQRLSSLGVGIAGQQLVDLGTGRGNFARAFAARGCSVTALDRSPDMLVEALQPESDCTGSLNYLQAKAEDTGLPDEVFDCVVAGQAWHLFDRLKAGQESRRLLKHGGQIAIAQMDWVPRSGGPAEATEEIIQRYNPDWNILFRQSNYMDWSRQLGTTGFRDVQEATFNTQIAVAPDIWRQRIRASAGVGAVLPREMADALDSDLAATLKDKFPGEMLHVSHKVFYLVARG, from the coding sequence ATGACGTATTTTTATAACAAAAACGGTCGCCTGCCCCTTCTGGCCATGCATAATTGTCTCTCGGGCCTGAAAGAATTGGGGGCATATTTGGCCAATACGGGATTAATCGATTTTCCGGACGAACTGTTCCAGCGACTGTCGTCGCTTGGCGTTGGCATCGCCGGACAGCAGCTGGTCGACCTTGGAACCGGTCGCGGTAATTTTGCCCGTGCCTTCGCGGCGCGCGGATGTTCGGTTACCGCACTGGACCGTTCACCTGACATGCTGGTGGAAGCCCTCCAGCCGGAAAGTGATTGTACAGGCTCCCTGAACTACCTGCAGGCGAAGGCAGAAGATACCGGACTGCCCGATGAAGTTTTCGATTGTGTTGTCGCCGGGCAGGCATGGCATTTATTCGACCGGCTGAAAGCAGGTCAGGAAAGTCGCCGGTTGCTGAAACATGGCGGCCAGATTGCCATTGCCCAGATGGACTGGGTACCCCGCAGCGGCGGACCGGCAGAAGCCACGGAAGAAATCATCCAGCGTTACAACCCGGACTGGAACATCCTGTTTCGCCAGTCGAATTACATGGACTGGTCGCGCCAGCTCGGCACCACCGGGTTTCGTGATGTGCAGGAAGCCACCTTCAACACACAAATCGCCGTTGCCCCCGATATCTGGCGACAACGTATTCGTGCCAGCGCAGGCGTCGGTGCCGTTCTGCCGCGGGAAATGGCGGATGCGCTGGACAGCGATCTGGCAGCCACACTGAAAGACAAATTTCCCGGTGAGATGCTGCACGTCTCACATAAGGTGTTCTATCTGGTCGCCCGCGGATGA
- a CDS encoding mannose-1-phosphate guanylyltransferase/mannose-6-phosphate isomerase, which yields MSELIPIILSGGSGTRLWPLSRALYPKQLQVLAGSETLLQGALRRVQGAQFAAPLVICNHEHRFVVAEQARTLGLPLGDIVLEPVGRNTAPAAAVAALLALERHGDKPVVLMPSDHIVSDKAAFSEALSQAAEAANRGRLVTFGITPGRAETGYGYILRGMEIADAPGVAEVGAFVEKPDLATAESYLADGRYLWNSGIFVFRPSDMIAELERFQPDLLAATELAVRRAERDMDFLRLDPAAFESISGLSVDYAVMEHTERAAVVPVDMGWSDVGSWHALWEIGDKDDQGNVTTGDVMLTKTANSLVHTTGPLVVTLGVEDLVVVATADAFLVTDRSHAASLGDVVKRLTDAGHPAASTPQRVYRPWGFYQSVDAGERYQVKHISVKPGASLSLQRHAKRSEHWVVVNGVAEVVCGEETKLMHENESIFIPVGATHRLANPGDEPLRIIEVQTGSYLGEDDIERLEDNYGRG from the coding sequence ATGTCTGAACTTATTCCCATCATATTGTCCGGCGGTTCGGGCACGCGCCTCTGGCCACTGTCCCGTGCGCTTTATCCGAAACAGTTGCAGGTGCTGGCCGGCAGCGAAACCCTGCTGCAGGGCGCTTTGCGCCGGGTTCAGGGTGCGCAGTTCGCAGCACCTCTGGTGATTTGCAATCATGAACACCGGTTTGTCGTTGCCGAACAGGCACGGACACTGGGCCTGCCCCTCGGGGACATCGTGCTGGAACCGGTGGGACGTAATACGGCACCGGCTGCGGCTGTCGCTGCCCTGCTGGCTCTGGAACGCCATGGTGACAAACCGGTGGTACTGATGCCTTCGGATCATATCGTCAGCGACAAGGCGGCCTTTTCTGAGGCCCTGTCGCAGGCGGCGGAAGCAGCAAACAGGGGGCGGCTGGTGACTTTCGGTATTACACCAGGCCGCGCGGAAACCGGATACGGCTATATCCTCCGCGGGATGGAGATTGCAGATGCCCCGGGTGTGGCAGAGGTCGGGGCCTTTGTTGAAAAGCCGGATCTGGCGACGGCCGAATCCTACCTCGCTGACGGGCGCTATCTCTGGAATTCGGGCATTTTTGTTTTCCGTCCCTCCGACATGATTGCCGAACTGGAGCGTTTTCAGCCTGATCTGCTGGCGGCGACGGAGTTGGCGGTTCGCCGGGCCGAGCGGGATATGGATTTCCTCCGGCTGGATCCGGCTGCGTTTGAGAGCATTTCCGGCCTCTCGGTCGATTACGCGGTAATGGAACATACGGAACGCGCTGCGGTGGTACCGGTCGATATGGGCTGGTCCGATGTTGGCAGCTGGCATGCCCTGTGGGAAATCGGTGACAAGGACGATCAGGGGAATGTCACGACAGGTGACGTCATGCTGACAAAGACAGCCAATTCGCTGGTTCACACGACAGGTCCGCTGGTCGTGACGCTGGGGGTTGAGGATCTGGTTGTCGTGGCGACGGCAGACGCCTTTCTGGTCACTGACCGGTCACATGCCGCCTCGCTGGGGGATGTCGTGAAACGACTGACCGACGCCGGGCATCCTGCGGCTTCAACGCCGCAACGGGTCTATCGCCCCTGGGGGTTTTATCAGTCCGTCGATGCGGGGGAACGCTATCAGGTCAAACATATCTCGGTGAAACCCGGTGCCAGCCTGTCATTGCAGCGGCACGCGAAACGCTCTGAACACTGGGTGGTCGTCAATGGTGTGGCCGAAGTGGTTTGCGGCGAAGAGACTAAGCTGATGCATGAGAATGAATCGATTTTCATTCCCGTCGGGGCCACCCACCGGCTTGCAAATCCCGGGGATGAGCCGTTGCGCATTATTGAAGTCCAGACCGGCAGCTATCTTGGTGAAGATGATATTGAACGGTTGGAGGATAATTATGGCCGGGGATGA